From the Capra hircus breed San Clemente chromosome 14, ASM170441v1, whole genome shotgun sequence genome, the window AGAGCAGGGAGTGGGGCATGAGGGCCAGCGCATCCGCAGCCACATTTGCCCTAAAGGCCCCCCTCCCCCATGGCTGTGTGCTGCCAGCAGGGCAGATGCCTTTCCTGCCCAGACCTCAGCCCCTTAGTTAGAAACACTGACCGTCTTTTCCCTGGTCTGggtctgattcatgttggtgaCCGCAGAGGCCTGGGGTAGGGGCTCATAGCCCAGGACAGGTCCACACAGCTCCCCAAAGAGAGCAGGGCCCATGCCTGCCCCCTCCAGCTCTCCCTCTACCAGGGCAGGAGGGGTGTGGATGGCCAGTGTGCCCTGTCCACAACTGGCACCAAGGTCTGATTCACTCAGCCAGAGGGAGGCCAGGCCTGGCTGGGAGGGGACCCAGaccagcagtgcccacagggcCATTCTCAGGAGCCAGCCCGACTGAGCAGGGCAGGGCAAGCAAGGCCAGGCCCACGTCAGGCATGGGTCTTTGGGCTGGAAGCTGGGCCCCAGGCTGCCTGGGAAGAGCGCCTGTGCGTGTGGGCAAGGCTGAGGGAGAAAGCACTGACATCCTAGGGCAGAGGCTCTAAAGTGGGCCTCAGGTGCCCACGGGGCCTCCAGCCCTCAGCCTTGGCCCTGGGAGTTTGAGGGAGGCATGTCTCCACCCTAGGGGTCTTCAGGGAGGCCCTTGTCCCTGAAGCCTGGGGTCAGAGAGTGCCAGGAGGGGTTGATTTTGTGGCCAGAATGCTTGAAGATAGCTGGGTGGGGACGGAGCTGGCATATACTCACTCTGACCTGAGGACTAGGGGCCTCGACCACTCCTGTGGGGCCCCAACCCTGGCCAGGCCTGGCCGTGACTGCATCTGTGTAGGCAGGGTGAGCCCCCGTTGCCTCTCCTGGGATGGGACgagggagcagggcagggctggggggggAGGGGCACCCTAGGGTGGGGGGCTGGTGAGGAGAGGGCAGAGTCCAACCCTGGCAGTAATTCCTAGTCAGTAAAGAAGTGATGGAAACACTACCTACCCCTAGAGTTGTTGAGGACCAACAAAATggtatttaattttaactagTGAATTAAATgatgttatttattatttgcatCTGGGCCAAGGAGGAGCTGGGCCTGTCTGAGGGGTCAGGCAGCAGGTGGAGACCTCCTGCTCCCTAACACTTCTGGGAACCCCCATGGGGCCCTGCCTGGGAACAGCTCCTGGGAGCCCAGGTCAGAGCACCTGCAGGAGGAAGGCAGTGTGCGAGGCCAGCACGCGGGGTGACCGCGGACACAGGCCTCAGGAATGCAGAGGGCAGGTCCTGGGCCATGAGCACGGAGGATGACCCTGGCTGGAGAGAGATTTTGGCCTCCAGATGGGGGCGGGCTGGGGACAGCTGACAATCAGAGACCAGAGGCCAGGCAGCTCCCCGCAGAAGCTGAGGCTGTTCAAGCAGCCCAGTGCCCACGGGGAGAGGACGGTGCACTGGTTCAGAGGAGCAGGTGGGAGGATAATGCTTGGCGGCTGAGACTGCAGAGGAATGCCATCCCAGCCAGCCCTGGGGGGACTCTGCTGGGCACCGTCCTACATGCCAGCAGGCACTGGCTCTTGATGGCCATGACCGCTTTGAGAGCGCGGAAGCCCACAGAGTCAGGGGAAAGAGGCCTGGGCTCAGGCTCAGGTGGTTTTGCCCAAGAGCCAGCTCTCAGTCTCTTCTCCAAATGCCCCTGAAGATGTTCACGGGGAGACTCAGGCTGGGCAGGTTCAGGGAGGAGCCCCGGTGAACAACGGGGGCGGGCTCGCAGCCCTGACTCCAGGCCTCAGTCTAgcctcctgccctgccccacctTTCGTTGGCTTCCAGGAAGGGGCTCCTCAGCGCCTGCCCTGCAGCCCACAGAGGAGGAAGTGGGCAGCCCCCTCCCACAGTGCTGCACTGCCAGGAAAAGGCAGGCTCCCAGTGGTCCCGGAGGCCGGCCCCGGAGGGCAGGGGGCCAACACGAGggatggagagaaaaggaggTGTTGGTGGTGCAAGACCTCTCTGAGAGTGTGACACGTGCAGATGGGACTGTGGGGTAGTTAGACATTAGCCGCAGGGAGGTGACAGGCGAAAAGACAAGAGGGGGTGGATCAAGCTAAGCCCCAACCATCTGAGGACCACCCCCCCGACCTCACCCAGAATGGGCAAAACTATGGCCTGGCGGTGGGCAGCTTACCGTGATAGAGACGGCACAGTGACACAAGAGGACGCCCACTGCTGCCACGGCTGCCCGCGCCCAGACTAGACAGGCATACAGCCTCTAGCAAACCCAACTCATTATACCAACGTTACTAAAGTCTACAGGTGGTTTCGTGCTCCACTGGGTGGGCTGTTCTTAGCAAATCAAGGGTAAGGGCATGTGCAAAAATGAACTTGTTAGAGAACTCGCGACAGGCAAGCAGAGCCACCACCTGTCACTCACCCACGATCGCACGGCCTCCTCTCCCATCACTCCCTAACCCTAACGCCTGCGAACAACTCCGCATCAACACCCTGAAGCCAGTGCGGAAGGGGCTGGTTTCACCTCACAGAAACAGACGGCTCTTCCTCTGAGAGTGTTTATCAATCATTTATCTTCCTGTACTTAAGCAGGAAGCAGCAGTTTGCAAATATGTGCTTGCTATCACAAGGACTCAGATGTCTGGTCTGGTCTCCCATTGACCTCCTCGGTTGAAGCTCTCTGTCTGACACAGGGCACGCCACCCCGGGGCAGGACGGCCTCAGGACGTCAGCGGGGACTGCGTTCCAGGGAGAGGAGGCAGCGGGGCAGAGGCCCTGAGGTGGGGCGGAGGGCAGCGGCGGCCGGCAGGCCCACGCAGTGCTGCTGGGAGACGGAGGCCACAGCTGTGTCTCACTCTGAAATGCTCTTAACAAGGCCCCAGGAGATGACGCAGCTGACTCGTGGTTGACGGTGCCACTCAGCGGTCTGCAGCTGGACTGGAGGGTCCACGAAGCCAGGCTCCCGTGGCTGTGGCCTGGACCTGGTCTCAGGGTCGAGACAAGGGGTGGGGGCTGGCCAGCCTGCACTGCAGGGCTGAGGCCGCAGGGCCAGGGCAGAACCGCTCAGGTGGACAGGACGTCCCACCGGCCGCCACAGTGACTTCCTCTCCCCCACCACTGGAGCCACGGAGGGAAATGACCATCCCTGGCCCGGTGCCTGgcctgggggccagcgtgaggccCATTGTTTGAGGCTGAAGCTGGCGGCCCGGGGCCTTGGGAAGCCCCCGGCAAGGCCCTTTGTCCCACTTCCCACAGATTCAGAGCCCCAGCGAGGCCCTGGTGAGCAGACGCGGCAGAGGTGGCAGCCCCGCAGGATGAAGGCGCTAGCGGCTGTCCTGCTGGCCCTGCTGTGGTGCAGGCAGCAAGGTGCGTGGGGCAAGGGGCGGCCCTGCAGGGAGAGGGATGCCTGGTCCAGGCTGCAGGCCCTCAGGGTCACCCAGCCCGGGGGCAAGACGTGGCTTGGGGAGGAGGACGGGGAGCATCTGCAGGCCGAGGccagagggaggtgggtgggctgTGCTGAGTCCCCACGGGTCCCCAAacctccagcccctgccccagccaGACGCCAGGGCGCAGGTGACCCTCCCCACCCAATCCCACCCAGTCTCAGCCTCTCAGGCTTCAGGGTACCTGCCATCTGGTGGCTGGAGTCGGGGGCTGTGAAAGGCCAGCGCCCAACCCCTAGTGCTGTTGGCAAGGATGCTGCCAGGTCGCACACCAGTCAGGAGGTGGGGCCAGGGCTCGGAGACCCAGGCAGCGACCTCACCAGCTTGGGAGGGTCAGGGAGGTCAGAGGGACTGGGAAGGGGGTGCCAGACTGAGGGGAGGGGGTGCGGCACTGGGCCCCGAGCCTGTGTCCTCTGCGCCCGGGTAGTGGAGGTTTACAGGTGTCCCTGCGTGGCCAGGGAGAGGGCAGGCGCAGGAGGACGAGGACGACGACCCAGACGCTGGGCGCGAAGGCTACGATGAtgaggaggatgaggaggaagaggaggccggCGCACCTGTGGGCAGCAGGGGCTCAGGTACCTGCCCACCCCGCCCCAGCATGGGGGCGCTCGACCCTCCTCCTCAGCACTCGCATGGGTGCCTCGAAGCTGACAGTGAGGAGCCCACAGGCAGAGGCCTCCGCTGCGAGCGTCCATGCCctcagggtgggggaagggggaggcgGGGCCCCTGGCACTCAGCACACCCTCAGTTCTCACCCTGGCAGTGGCCTCCAACTGCCATCCAGAGGAGGGGCTAGAGAAGGAGCCAGTCCTGGGAGGGGCAATGGTGCTGGGGCAGAGAGGTTAAATAGGAGTTCACCAAGCAGACAGGGGCACAGCAGAGCCCCAGGATGGAGAGACCAGTGACCCAAAGGCCCTGGGTGTGGAGTCCAGTTCAGAAATACACAACTGTCCCGGTGAGGCAGGGCAGCGGGGGGCGAGGCGGGAGAGTAAGGGGGCCAGTCCTGAGGTGGGGGCACAGAGGGCTCCAGCACGGCAGGGTTTGAGGGGGTCAGCTGAGAGTGGGAGAGGCGGACCGGAATTGGGAAGAGACCTCCAAGGGGAAGAGGCTGGGAAGCAGCAGGCGTGGGTGAGCTGGGGGCGCTCCGGGGGCTGTGCCCCTCGCACAGCTGAGCCCACCCGGCCCCCCAGGGCCACAGTGCTACACGTGCCAGTCCCTGCACAAGGGGGAGAGCTGCGAGCAGGTGCAGAGCTGCGTGCTCCCCAGGACATGCAAAGCCATCGTCTCCTCCTGGAACGCTGGTGAGGGGCCACCCGGGGGTGGCGGGACGGCTTCACCCAAGCCTGTGAGGGGCCCCATCCCTGCCGTGTCCCGTCCCGTGTGATCCACTCTCTCCCCTCACAGAGTCAGGTCCCCAGACCACCTACTCGGGGTGGTGTGCAGACACATGTCAAGCCATCAGCAGGACAGTGGAAGGATCCCTGACGACCATATCCTGTTGCCAGTCCAGCCTGTGCAACACCCCACCCTGGCAAGATCCCCAAGGGAGGGGAGCAGGTGGCCCCCGGGGGAGCCCTGCGACTGTGGCTGCCACCGTCCTGCTCAGCCTCCTGGCCGGCCTTCAGGCCATGGGGCTCTGAGTGGGGCGGTCCCTCCTTGCGCCCAGCATGGCTTGCACCCTGGCTGGCCAGCACTCTGTCCGCTgtctcctgtcccctcccccagcccatgGAGAATAAACTGGAAGCACCCGTGATGACCCTGCAGCACCGGTTCCTTGGCCACAGCAGCCCTTCCTCGGTTTCCCCTTCCAGCATCCTGGCCTCCTCTCCCTGCCTGTGCATGGCAGATGGCCAACACGTGGGCCTTAGGTCCAGGCCTCAGCGGCTCACAGGTTGGGTCCACAcagctccctgcccccagcagagAAAACACTCACTGCATGCCAGCGGGGAGCCCACCCCAGGTTGCTCCCCAACTTCTTGCCAAAAAGAAACCTCCATCCATCCATGTGAGGGGTGGCCCTTGTAGAGAGGAGACTTGGGGAGGAAGGTTTCCTTGGCCTAGAGGAGGAAAGGCCCCCACCCAGGGTGGCTTGTGGGTGAATGGAATTAATGAGGGGCTgcaagacaaagagaaaagagagggaggcaggtggTGTATGACTTTGCAGCCAACCACTCAGCTTGGGTGGGGGGGATGGGGCGGAAGAGGGGGCAGTCAGGGAGAAGcggaggggcagggcaggagcCCCACGGCCTCCCCAGCCTCTGCTCCAGCTGGGCGGGTGTCGCTGGCTGCTGGGCGCTAGGCCTCCGTGACTGGTGCCTGGATGGAGCCGAGCCCCAGAGGGGGAAAGAGAGggctgggcttcagtttccccatcagagCGGTATGGAACAAGGCACAGAGGGCGCTGGTGCCCACCAGCTGAACACCCCCTGGGCAGGGAAGCCCAGCCCTCCATCTTGCCTGCCCCGCGTTCctgcaggcagagcagcctcccaCCGTATGTTTCCCCTTTCCTCACCAAGGGAAACCTCTTGGTAAGGAAACGCCACCGTCCCGGCACACAACAGTCCACCCGACAGAGGCAACACGTCTGCCCAGGGTCATGCAGTTGGTGGTGGCAGGTCCGGGACCCAGCCCAGGGCTTCTGGTCAACAGCGGTCGCCCTCCCAGGTGGCCACAGGCCGGTGGACAGCGGAGCCAGGGCACCTGAGCCAGAGGTTGCAAGCAGCTGGATGGCGGCCAAGACCCAGCTGGATCCCTAGGCCAAGTCCAGTCTGAGATGCCAGTGGACAGTCACAGCCAGGGCCTTGTCACAGGGCTCGGCGCTCAAGGCCAGTCCCCGGAAGGAGAAGCCAGAGGCCCCGGGAGGCTGTGTGGTCAGCCCCTCCTTCCCATCCGGCCCAGCAGCACCTCTGCGCCTTCCCGGGAGGCTGGCGGGGAACACGTCCATCCGGATCAGAGACCCTGCTCCCCATGGCTGCCGGAGCAAATGACCACAAACCACACACATGAGTGATCTTGTGGTCCGGAGGTCAGAAGGAACGGCAGGGCTGTGTCCGCCTTGGAGGCCATGATAGTCCATTTCGTGTGTCAGCGTGCCTGGACTAAGGGATGCCCGTGCAGCTGGCGAAACGTTATTCCCGATGTTTCTGTGAGGGCGTTTCCAGGAGCACTGGACATGTGAATGGTGGGCCTGAGAAAGAAGATCACTGCCCCAGGTGAGTGGGCATCACCCAGGCCATCCGAGGCCCAGGTGGAACAAAAGGCAGGAAGGACCAGCTCCCTCTTCTGCAGCTGGGATGCCCATCCTCTCCTGCCTGCCAATCTTGGAACTCCTGCTTCTCGGGCCTTTAGGGCTCAGAGGGAACGACACCACCACGGCCCCACTCTCCTGCTTCCAGAGAGTGGACTGGGGGCTTCTCGGCCTCCAAGACTGTGTGGACCAATTCCTCTGTGTATGCCTGTGTCCTGACCTGCTCTGctaataaggacaccagtcagctTGGGTTAGGGCCACTCTCGTGCCCTCATgtaccttagttcagttcagtcactcagtcacgtccgactctttgcgaccccatggaccacagcacaccaggcctccctgtccatcaccatcttccagagctcactcaaactcatgtccgtcgtgtcagtgatgccatctcatcctctgtcgtccccttctcctcctgctttcaatctttcccagcatcagggtcttttccaatgagtcacttcttcacatcaggtggccaaagtattgtagtttcagcttcaggatcagtccttccaatgaatattcaggactgatctcctttaggatggactggttggatctccttgcagtccaagggactctcaagagtcttctccaacaccacagttcaaaagcatcaattcttcggcgctcagctttcttcacagtccaactctcacatctatacatgaccattggaaaaaccatagccttgactagatggacctttgttggcaaagtaatgtctctgcttttcaacatgctatctaggttggtcatagcttttctttcaaggagcaagcatcttttaatttcatggctgcagtcaccatccgcagtgattttggagcccccaaaagtaaagtttgtcactgtttccattgtttccccatctatttcccatgaagagatgggaccagatgccatgatcttagttttctgaatgttgagtaccTAAATCACCTTTAAAAACCCCCGTCTCCAAACACCGGCCCATCCTGAAGTCCTGATGTTAGGACTTCAGCTCATGAATCTGGGGGCGCAGTTTGGCCCATCATAAGGGGCTAAGACAGGGCTCTGTTGGGGACACAGAGCACGGTGAATATCCTGAACTGAATTTAAAGGAAGTGTTTGCCAGGGTGGTGGAGATGGGGAGAAGGGGCAGGGGCCTGTTTTGGCCCAGGGGGACCTGCAGGCAGACAGGAGCTGGGATGGCTGGAGCTTGGTTCAAAATGCCAAGGCTCGACTCCTGAGCACTAGGCCCCATGTGTGGCCTTCACGTGCACGGCTGGTGGCCAGGCAGGGTTGCCTACTCCTGCTGGCTCCCTCAGTACTCTATCTGCTCCTAAGGTTGCCTCTGTCCCCCCACAAGCCCCGCAGCAACAGCAGCCAAGCTCGGAGAGACAGGTCCTTCCCACAGATCTTCTTCATAAATGCAAACAGGCCTCTGCCGGCCTGCAAACCCCATCCCCTGGGCCTTCTCCACCCCCTCCAGCTGCTGCACCAACCCCACTGAAAACTACCCCCTGGGATCCCCTCACGTCCTGTGTATCCACCCAGCCCTGGAGTTGGCAGCAAGTTCAGGGAGAATACTGTATTCCCTTCTTTGCTGGGCTCACCTGAGTTACCAGCTGGACAAGGGGCTCGGGGGTCCTGTCCCAGCAGGCAGATCCCCCCTGGTCACCCCACCCCACACCGGTTCCATTCATTTGGTGTTTTTCTCCGGACTTCCTCAGCACAGGAAGCAGGTGGCCATGGTTACATTTCCTGTCCTTGTTCTCGAGGATGAGAACTGGGTGAGGATGAAGCAGTGACCCCAAAGCAGGACATTCCTGAGGACAGAGATTCCTGGCTGTCAGCTTTTGACAGACCGAGCGGCGCCCTCCAGGGACCGCCAGGGTTTGCAGAAGCTGATGGACTCAGGCACTGGTCAGAGGCAGGAGTTGAGCAAGGCCGCCGACTCCGTGGCACCCAGTCCCACCAGGAACTGTCCGGAACAGAGGGGAGTCAGAGCCATGGCCCCAGAAGGCATCAGGCCTGGAGAGCAGGAGCCGGGGACATGCGGATGCAGAAAGGTGTTTCAGCATCAAGAACGCCGGCCAGAGCAGAGCAAAACTGCCCTCACCTGTGGGACCAAGGCGGCTCTGGATTCCCACAGGTGGAGAACCGGGGTGGGGGCTATACTGGAGTAACATGGGAAAAGCCGCCCCTCGGGGTGCCCCCTTACTCAGCTTCATAATCCTCTCAGAAAGAAAGCCGGGATACTTGGTGGAGGGGAGGCAGGCGGGATCTCAGTCCCACAGAGTGGGTGTCC encodes:
- the GPIHBP1 gene encoding glycosylphosphatidylinositol-anchored high density lipoprotein-binding protein 1, yielding MKALAAVLLALLWCRQQGRGQAQEDEDDDPDAGREGYDDEEDEEEEEAGAPVGSRGSGPQCYTCQSLHKGESCEQVQSCVLPRTCKAIVSSWNAESGPQTTYSGWCADTCQAISRTVEGSLTTISCCQSSLCNTPPWQDPQGRGAGGPRGSPATVAATVLLSLLAGLQAMGL